Proteins found in one Salvelinus alpinus chromosome 11, SLU_Salpinus.1, whole genome shotgun sequence genomic segment:
- the vgf gene encoding neurosecretory protein VGF, giving the protein MMWSHFATSALILLVVLLRLTLTLPLTASMATETHSPSDSRAPSPLGLRPAEGENEGRKGGLPQRERAEEEDELFGDMDPKTLAAVLLEAMNKPHGEMRNGVEDGSKEKERGKEENERERQEEEKGEEVRAALDEEGADRDRDGREELELVMAAAAAQGKEERERDEEEEDERKKAQEEEERLTEKVTSHTTSQTIPGKEKRPPAEGERGEEVGVKEVGAREDAQQGPPTSQETQQEEEEEQLSPDEVQNLQSMLEELQNYNTANKREREAQEQRGRESRGYSQDETDQALIHNQIKPKAKGYPRAMSKKLKWQEEMQKALNMPTYRGGNFMDDFDNLARPAAEDDDEEMLSPEEEERRAKEEQEEVRRQAMEAQRAKAEEEKLADIASDMLLQYMVKQDKGRYQNKKTLLSNAAEDKRSDEEVVSEDDDIDPQTIDKLIEISSKLHLPADDVVDIISDVEKKKKKDAPETLPWQRPQQRPLVYPAAKAVDAQPSHPRYPTLKQPLPAINPLKAWFKDKSSIKPSKQDLWIKPQQKSFRTSSNYPTYPFYQQKPYRGYYPMYFPPPKPKPRFYAKPSFMLNDLLSNSLDYDFDFPPKRRYRPWVQPRPRKPPAALRRNLYYPNYSNYPNYLLPPQPRTYNPLPVPVPMPKPRSSPPRGQVQPRHRHGYYYQAPSAPLLTRDQDYYGMQGIGMGPQQQDSNEDLENYIQQVFMKPRPRMFQ; this is encoded by the coding sequence ATGATGTGGTCCCACTTCGCCACAAGTGCCCTTATCCTACTGGTTGTCCTGTTGAGACTCACCCTAACCCTCCCGCTCACCGCCTCCATGGCGACCGAGACACACAGCCCCAGCGACAGCCGTGCTCCTTCCCCTCTTGGACTTAGGCCAGCCGAGGGAGAGAATGAAGGGAGGAAGGGCGGacttccacagagagagagagcagaagaggaggatgagcttTTTGGAGACATGGACCCCAAAACGTTAGCAGCCGTTCTGTTGGAGGCGATGAATAAGCCGCACGGGGAAATGAGGAACGGTGTGGAGGATGGGAGCaaggaaaaggagagaggaaaggaggagaatgagagagagaggcaggaggaggagaagggagaggaggtgagagcaGCATTGGATGAGGAGGGAGCAGACCGAGACAGGGACGGTCGCGAGGAGCTTGAGCTGGTGATGGCGGCCGCTGCGGCGCAGGGcaaggaggagcgagagagggatgaggaggaggaggatgagaggaagaaagcacaggaggaggaggaaagactAACAGAGAAAGTGACTAGCCACACCACCAGCCAGACGATTCCTGGAAAGGAGAAACGACCTCCGgcagaaggagaaagaggggaggaggtgggagTGAAGGAAGTGGGGGCCAGAGAGGATGCGCAACAGGGACCTCCCACCTCACAGGAGACTCagcaagaggaggaagaggagcaacTAAGTCCAGATGAAGTGCAGAACCTCCAGAGCATGTTGGAGGAACTACAGAACTACAACACAGctaacaagagagagagggaggcccaggagcagagagggagagagagcaggggctaCAGCCAAGACGAAACAGACCAAGCCCTGATCCACAACCAGATAAAACCCAAAGCTAAAGGATACCCCCGAGCCATGTCGAAGAAGCTCAAATGGCAAGAGGAGATGCAGAAAGCCCTGAACATGCCCACTTATAGAGGAGGCAACTTCATGGACGACTTTGACAATCTGGCTCGCCCGGCGgctgaggatgatgatgaggaaaTGCTGAGCcccgaggaggaagagaggagggcgaaggaggagcaggaggaggtcaggaggcaGGCGATGGAGGCGCAGAGGGCCAAAGCCGAGGAGGAGAAGTTGGCGGACATAGCCTCGGACATGCTCCTGCAGTACATGGTCAAACAGGACAAAGGAAGGTACCAGAACAAGAAGACCCTGCTGTCCAACGCAGCGGAGGACAAGCGCTCTGACGAGGAGGTCGTCAGCGAGGACGATGATATTGATCCTCAGACCATTGATAAGCTCATCGAGATCTCCAGCAAGCTCCACCTCCCCGCGGACGACGTCGTTGACATCATCAGCGACgttgagaagaagaagaagaaagacgcTCCTGAGACATTGCCCTGGCAACGACCCCAGCAAAGACCCCTGGTTTACCCAGCAGCCAAAGCCGTCGATGCCCAGCCTTCACACCCCCGATACCCCACCCTGAAGCAGCCTCTCCCGGCCATCAATCCCCTCAAGGCCTGGTTCAAGGACAAATCCTCCATCAAACCCTCAAAGCAAGACCTCTGGATCAAACCTCAACAGAAGTCCTTTCGGACTTCCTCCAACTATCCTACCTATCCCTTCTACCAACAGAAGCCCTATCGAGGCTACTACCCAATGTACTTCCCCCCTCCCAAGCCCAAGCCCCGCTTCTATGCCAAGCCTTCCTTCATGCTCAACGACCTCCTGTCAAATTCTCTGGACTACGACTTTGATTTCCCCCCCAAGAGGAGGTACCGTCCCTGGGTACAGCCTCGCCCGAGGAAGCCCCCCGCGGCACTCCGGCGGAACCTCTACTACCCAAATTACTCCAACTACCCCAACTACCTCCTCCCCCCACAACCCAGGACATACAACCCCCTACCCGTCCCCGTCCCCATGCCTAAACCTCGCTCGTCCCCACCCAGGGGTCAGGTTCAGCCTCGCCATCGGCATGGTTACTATTACCAAGCGCCCTCAGCACCTTTGTTGACCCGGGACCAAGATTACTATGGGATGCAGGGGATAGGGATGGGGCCGCAGCAGCAAGATAGCAATGAAGACCTGGAGAACTACATTCAACAGGTCTTTATGAAACCCAGGCCTAGGATGTTTCAGtga
- the ap1s1 gene encoding AP-1 complex subunit sigma-1A, with protein MMRFMLLFSRQGKLRLQKWYTATAERDKKKMVRELMQVVLARKPKMCSFLEWRDLKIVYKRYASLYFCCAVEEQDNELITLEVIHRFVELLDKYFGSVCELDIIFNFEKAYFILDEFLMGGEIQDTSKKSVLKAIEQADLLQEEDESPRSVLEEMGLA; from the exons ATGCGTTTCATGTTGCTGTTCAGTCGGCAGGGGAAGCTGCGTCTCCAGAAGTGGTACACGGCCACGGCCGAGAGGGACAAGAAGAAGATGGTGAGGGAGCTCATGCAGGTGGTGCTGGCCCGCAAGCCCAAGATGTGCAGCTTCCTGGAGTGGAGGGACCTCAAGATCGTCTACAAGAG GTATGCCAGTTTGTATTTTTGCTGTGCGGTGGAGGAGCAGGACAACGAACTCATCACTCTAGAGGTCATCCACCGCTTCGTGGAGCTGCTGGATAAGTACTTCGGCAGc GTATGTGAGCTGGATATCATCTTTAACTTTGAGAAGGCCTACTTTATACTGGATGAGTTTCTGATGGGGGGGGAGATCCAAGACACGTCCAAGAAGAGTGTACTCAAGGCCATCGAACAGGCCGACCTACTACAGGAG GAGGACGAGTCTCCGAGAAGTGTTCTAGAGGAGATGGGCCTGGCGTAG